In Mangifera indica cultivar Alphonso chromosome 14, CATAS_Mindica_2.1, whole genome shotgun sequence, the DNA window ggatgtatttttaaaattgagttaaaacttagaaaaaaaaaaactttttggcCTATATTTAGCAAACAACAttgaaaaaaaacacaaaagttTTGCATTGTTTGCGTTTATATATTTACTGAATAATATTGAACAAAAACAGGTTTTGCCGTGTTTGTGGCTTCCTGCACCTGAATCTTTGGTTCATATTTTAAAACAGACTTTTTATTGCCAACAATCAGATTTGAGGGATGGCAAATTGACGAGTTTTAGAAATCACCCTAGATGTTTCGTAAACTAGATTCATGGTATGACTATGTACAGATTCATAAAAATTACCCCTACACCCAAACATAGTCGATTGCATTTTCAAAGTCATATCtgtaaggttttaaaaattagaaatttcaCACATGagttaacttctattaaaagagacaatgataaaatcgttattttattaataatatttaaaaaatataaaattaattatttttctctcaaagtattaaaaactaataacttcacctctatttaaatttttctaactttcaaaaataatattttcttcataaaacttagagattattttttaaactctctCTGACCACTGACGACAACACTTCAACCCATTATCTCTGGTCACTAGATCTTCACTCTTTGATGCAAGAAGAAGCAACAAAGACGTGTCTTCGTCGATTCCAGATGAATCAACAAAGACACATTGATTCTAGACAAATCGATGAACACGAAAGTCTTTGTCTATTCCTGACAAATCAATGAAGACTAGTGTTTTCGTTGATTTTTTTGGAATCAATGAATACCCTCGTCTTTATCGATTCCAGAAGAATTGATGGAGTATACAAAGATGAGTCTCTGTCGATTATTCTGGAATCGATGAAGACACATTTTCGTTGCATCATTTGAAAGCTTCAGAGAGATGAAAGGTGGCCGACGAGATGATAGGTTGAAACGTTTTCTCTGGTGGGCAAAAATGGTGGTTGGAgaacttttgaaaaataaaccttaggttTTGAGAGAaagaatgttatttttgaaagttagaaaattttacgtaaaagtgaagttgttagtttttaaaattgtaaagaaatacataataaattttatattttttaatattatttataaaataataattttacccttatctttTTTGACTTCATCTTTTCAACAGAAGTCAGCATATGggtaaaatttttggttttttaaacttCACAGCACTAATAcctttgggggggggggggggcgcgTTGCGTGCTGGTGTTGCCTCAGCTGGATGTAAGACTTTTTGATTGCGGAGGACACTTTGTCTTCGGCTACCTCCAGAAAAGGAATTTTCTGAAAtgggttttctttttcattttgaaatatctattttaccctCTTCTTCTCCATTGTCTCTGTGTCCACATCCGAGTAACATTTATCATTTCAACATAACAGGCTAGTTTTCTTACTTTTGTGGCTAAAAATGTTGGAATCGGATTCTTCTACCGCTCTCCTATCCCGCACTGATTTGATCAGGAATCAGTCTAGTTATTTGCACAACTACAAGACCAACTTTGAGAATCTCAAGGCACAAGTTGAGAAACTTACCCTTGTCAAACAGCGTGTGCTGCATAAGATTGAGGTTGCTAGAAGAAATGGAGAAGAGATTGATAACGACGTTCTAGAGTGGTTGGATCATGTCGATGAGCTCATCGAAGAGGCAGTTATGATTTTTAGAGATGAACGGAAAGGAAAGAAGAGATGTTTCGGGGGGTTATGTCCTAATTTGGGAACCCGCCATCAGCTTAGCAAGAAAGCAGCTAACGAAGTTAAGGCTATGGTTTTACTCCTGTCTCAAGGAGAAAAATTCCGTGAAATCTCCTCCCGTACCATTCCAGAGGACATTTCCAGCTTGGTTACTTCAAGCCAAAATCCCTTTATTTCTTTGCGGAACTACAAGAGATACTATGAGAAACTTGCTACTGAAGTTGAGAAGCTGATGGATGACAGGGAGCGTGTGCAGCGTTTGATGGAGGTTTCTAGAAGAAACGGAGAATCGATTTATGAAGATGTTTCGAAGTGGATGATGAGTGTTGGAGAGCTTGTTGATGATACAAGAAGCACTTTTGAAGCCTTTGAACAGAAAGAAAATGGCCGATGTTTCATCGGGTTGTATCCTGATCTGAAAGCCCGTTACAATCTCGGCAACAAAGCAGTGAGGCAACTGAAGGCTGTTGCTGAACTCCGGGGAGAAGTGTTCGATAGAGTTTCTTACACTATCATTCCACCCAACGTATGGCCTACTTCTACCAAAGTGTATGAGAATTTTGGATCAAGAATGTCCACTTTGCAGGGTCTGTACAGCACATTACAGGATCTTAATATCAACATAGTTGGTGTGTATGGAATGGGTGGCATTGGCAAGACTGTGTTGGTGAAGCAATTAGCAGCTCGAGCCGAGGCAGAGAAGCTCTTTGATGTAGTGATTTTTGCAGAGGTCACCCCATATCAAGACATAAGAAAGATTCAAGGAGACATCGCTGATCATCTAGGTTTGGTGTTCCGTCAGGAGGATGAAGTGGGAAGAGCAATTAGGCTATTTGATGgattgaaggaaaagaaaaacgTCCTTGTAATATTAGATAATATCTGGACAAGTCTTGAATTGAGGAGAGTTGGAATCCCTGTTGGAGATGATCACAAGGGATGTAAAGTGTTGCTAACATCAAGAGATCGTGATGTATTAAGCCAGATAGGTTGTCAACATAATTTTGCTGTTGGTGTTTTAGATGAAAGAGAAACTTTTGGTCTATTTACGAAAATAGCAGGCGATTCTGCTAAAGACCAGGAGTTGCAGCCCTTAGCAATCGACATAGCCAAGGCATCTGGAGGCTTGCCTCTTGCCGTTTCTTCAATTGCAACTGCACTGAGAGGCAAGGACATAGCTACATGGCGCTATGCATTGCGAAGTTTGGGACGGCCGTTATTGAATAACTTCAGTGGGATACTTGCGGGAGTTTACTCAAGTATAGAGTTGAGTTATAATCTTTTGAAAGGTGAGGAACTCAAGTCAACTTTTTTGCTTTGTAGTCTAATGAAGTATTCTGGTGATACTTCCGTCATGGGGTTGTTAAAATATGGAATGGGTTTGGGTTTATTTAAGGAAATTTCTAGTGTGGAAGAAGCACGAAATAGAGCATATACATTGATTCATGAACTCAAATGCTGTTGTTTGTTACTAGATGGTCATTCCAATGAATGGTTTTCTATTCATGATATTGTTCTTCTTGTTGCCTTAACAATTGCATTTAGAGATCAACATGCATTTACACTGAGAAATGGGGGGCCATAGATTGGCTAGATAAAGGTGCACTTAGAAAATGCAAGGCAATCTTCATATGGGACAGTAATATTACAGAGCTTCCTGAAGGTTTGGAATGTCCACAACTCAGTTTTTTCTATCTTCTTGGACAAAATTCAATTATGAAAATTCCAGACAGTTTTTTCAGTGGAATGACACAACTCACTGTTCTAAACTTGACTAAAATGCACTTATCACCATTACCTTTCTCACTTTGTATCTTAGTAAACCTTCGGACGTTGTGTTTGGATCAGTGCATACTGGGAAATATATCTGGTATTGGAGACTTGAAGAACCTAGAAATCCTCAGCTTATCACATTCTGATATTAAGTTTTTACCTAAAGATATAGGTCAATTGACTCAGCTGAGGATGTTAGATATGAGTGGTTGTTCCAAACTAGAAGTTATTTCACCAAATGCTATATCAAGTTTATCTCACTTAGAAGAATTGTATATGAGTAATAGCTTTCTTCGATGGGAAGTTGAAGGGCTTAGTATGGAAGGAAGAAATGCTAGCCTTAATGAGTTGAAGCATTTGGCTGAATTGACATCTTTAGAAATATGTGTTAAAGATGCCAATATTCTACCAAGAGATCTTGTTTCTAAGTTGAGAAGATATAGGATATTCATAGGTGATGTGTGGGACTGGTTCAGTGAGTATGGGACTTTAAGAACATTGAAACTCAAGGCCAATACTAGCATTTTTCCTAAGTGTTGGATTACCAGGCAATTGAATGGaattgaagaattatatttAGATGAATTGCTGGATGTTGACAATGTTCTTTATCAAATAGATGGTGAGGGTTTTTCGCAATTGAAGCATCTCCATATTCAGAATAATTCCTCCTTGCAATGTATTGTTGACCCAACGGATCGTGAACCTGGTCATGCTTTTCCCAAATTGGAGTCAATGTTTCTTCACAATTTGATGAACTTGGAGATGATGTTTAAAGGTCGATTCACTAAAAAGTCGTTTtgcaatttaaaaatcataaaggTGGAAAAGTGtgataagttaaaaaatgtcttttcattttctattgcCAGAGGGCTTCCACGACTTCAAACACTGGAATTTAATGAATGCAATAATATGGAACATCTATTTTTTCCTGAAACAGTTGCAgatatttatgttgatgactGTGAAGAAGACATTGAAATCAATGAAGTGGTGAATAAGATTGATTTTGGTCAGATACGCTCCTTGACTTTGAAATCACTTCCAAAACTCAGAAGCTCTTGCTTGAAAGTGACGTCGAGTTATGAAGATGTTTTGGAGGATTTTGGTTGAATCAAACCTGCCACTTTTCAGTGAAACGGTAAGTTAATCTGAagcttttttccttttttcatttttattcaattttcttttactccatttattaacaaatataggAAATATAAATTGCTTAGGGAAAAACAACAGAAATGTAAGCTTTAGGGATGCCACATGTTTCATGatacaaaaattttacattttagatTTATACGTAATTACTGAAACAAACAACTTTCTGCAGGTTTTGTTTCCCATTTTGCAGGTACTGGAACTGGCTGAAATTAATATTCAGAAGATTTGGCACAATCAACTTCCATCAAAGTCTTCTTCCATTCAAAATTTAACACATTTAATCTTGCGAGGGTGTGGTAaattaaaccatattttttcatcttctataTTACAAAGCTTTGTGAAACTTCAACACCTCGAAATATGCCATTGTGAAATTCTGGAAGAGGTCATCTTCGTGGAAGAGCTCAGTGAAGAAGTAAGCGAGGGAATAATCTTCCCTTGTTTAGAGCGCCTGGTGATAAAAGatcttgaaaaactaacaagtTTTTGCTCAGAAATTCTCATTGAATTTCCATCCATGAAACACTTGGAGATAGAGAAATGCCCCCAGTTCAAGTCATTCATCTTGATGAACATAAACACAAACTCAGAGGAGATTCAACCTTTCTTCAATAAAAAGGTACTAGATATTAAATTGTCCTCAATTTGTCATTGTACTGGTCTTATGATCttctagatattaatttatctgCATGGaagttttttcaattacttgtgtagatattaaataatttactttctCTTTGGTGCAAACCCTATAGGTTGCGTTACCTAGCTTAGAAGAAATCATAATGTCTGGCATGGATAACTTGAAGGTGATATGGAACCACCAACACCTTAGGCATCCTTTTCAAAGACTAAAACTAATTGAAATCAAGAACTGTGATAAGCTATTGTCTATTTTTCCTTTAGATATGTTTGAAAGGTTCTGGCAGTTAGAAACACTAACTGTTACTGCTTGTGGTTCGTTAGTAGATATATTTGATCTCCCAAGGTTAAATGTTCAAGCTCAGTTAAAAGAATTGTATATCCATGATCTACCAAAAGTGAAGCATATATGGAAAATGGAGTCCCAAGTAAAGCTTTCATTTCCAAAGCTCTGCTTGGTGAAAATTATTGGATGTCAGGGTCTAGAAAATCTATTTCCAGCCTCCATTGCCAGGAGCCTTTTTGAACTTGAAGAGCTTGAGTTGGTTAATTGTGGAATGAAGGAGATTTTTTCAAAAGAGGAAAGCAGAGAATCAACTATTAGGTTTGTCTTTCCATGGATAACATTTCTTAAATTCTCAATGCTGCCACAACTTAGATGTTTCTATCCTGGAACACACACTTCAGAATGGATGACATTAAAAAAGTTAGAAGTGCGTGATTGTGACAATGTGGAAATATTCACTTCAAAATTTCTCAGCAACAGACTTGATGTACCAGCAAAACAACCCCTCTTCTTTGTTGAAAAGGTAATAGCCCCTTTACTATTTGTCCTTTAAATCAGTAAATTGATGTAAGATGGGAACCTCTATCTCTGTCAAAAgaatgattttcttttaattgccAGATTAAGTGATGTAAAATACTATATCAACTTCAATCAGTCGGTatgtttcacatttttttttgaAGGCTTTTTAAAAGATGAGTTGATTGCTGCAGCTTGAAATCATGTTAATAGTTGGGGTTGACAGGATTAACTTCAACGTCCTCTTGTTTATCTGTTACCAGGTCTTCCCAAATTTGGAGGAACTGAAACTTGGTGGAAAAGTCATTGCAATGATATGGCAAGGGGCATTTCAAGAACACCTGTTTCGCAGAGTTGAAATTCTTCTCGTTGTTAAAGATGAGTCAGATGTTTTTCCATTTCATGCCTTTCAAAGATTTCACAATTTGGAAAAGCTCATCCTAAGTCATGGTTCATACAAAGAGATATTCTCACATGAGGAGGTAGACGAACAAGACGGACATGCCAGTATATTGACACAGATTAAAGAAATAAAGTTGTTTGAACTTTCTAAACTAAAGTACATGTGGAAACAAGAGTCAAAACTTAGCACATTACTTCAGAATCTTGTCTTTCTTGAGGTATGGTGGTgccataatttgaattatttagtGCCATCCTTGACATGTTTCCACAATCTAACAGTTTTGGAAATATGGTTTTGCAAAAAATTGAAGAACTTAGTGGCACTTTCAACAGCCAAAACCCTGGTGCAACTCAAAGAATGAAGATTTGTGGATGTTAAATGATGGTAGAAGTAGTAGCAAATGAGGGATATGCAATAGAAGAAGTTGAGATTAACTTTTGGCAAATTGAGGAGCTTAACACTTTTTGGTTTAGAAAGTCTTAGAAGCTTCTGTTCTGGGAATTGTACTTTCATATTCCCATTATTAGAAGAAGTATTCATAATAGAATGTTCCAATATGACTTTTTTCTCGAACGGAGTTTTGAGCGCACCAAATCTACAAGCAGTACAACAGAGTTGGGCAGCAGATCTATGGCGTTGGGACGGTGATCTTAATACAACCATATGACAGTTGCATAAGAAAATGGTTTGTATTGATTTCCTGAGCTAACTcagtttttttcatttatttttgaactttagAGCAACTTTGACAATATCTAGCTTATTTTTCCATCTGTTATTCGTGGTTTCACCTTGAATTGCTATGGTTACAGAATGTCAAAACTTGTAAAGATTAAGTTCATCTTACATGTAGTTTGCAAAGCATTATGATTCGTGTCTCTTTTGAAATTATAGGGTTCAAATTCCttgacaaataatttttctGGACACGCTATAATTCATCCTTATCTAAGAGATTGTTCAATATTCATAGTCTAAGTCTTCCTTTATACAATCGTTAATATTTTCTTGGAAGTTGTTGGCCTGGTGCTATATTTTTGCTGGACGACAAGGCTTCAgacttaatataaatgaattgggctaaaattatcaatttttatgcAGAGTTTAAGAAATGgagtaatattattaatttctagGATTTATGTGGTAAAATTATCCTTGATTTTGGGTTAGTGTTTAGAGCAACATCTTGGTTGCagactaatatattttttccaaatttttaatgttatatataaataaagggtACAAATGCAAAATCCTTTAACATTAGTATAAAAGAGACATGTTAAAAGACTTGACTACAAGTAAATATTTTACTGAAAGGTTTTACTTAGTGCTCAAAGACTTCTATCATTTTTACCTGGAGGAATTTTGGAGAAATTAATGCATAGAGCAAGCAGTTGATTGGTTGACCCTTGGATGTGTCTGCAATATAAATGATGCcagatgatattttatatatgcaaaattaCCCTCTTTAACACATTTTCGCGAATGAGTATTGGTGTTATAATATCTTTTGTTATACTTATTTGAggatgagtaatactatatgcgttaataataaacataaacatGGATACAAATACAAtcgtatcattatgtgattgattgttatttaatctctaatttaaaatcactcaatcacataattatatatcagCATTtgtgtttgtatttatattattgttaatgcaggggtttttttttttcaagaaaattgtgGTCATCCAATTCTTTCTCAAGCTAAGCTGGATTTGTTTATCTAAGATCATAAAAAGGTGATCTAATGTCTAGAGAGGTGTTGAATGGAGTTTCCAACGTTACCTCTCTAATGTTTAAGCCAAAGTAGGAGTGTTAAGACTTAGAAATAAGTCTTGAATCAAAATATGCGTATGGTTGTTGCATAAAGTATCAAACATAGTAGTGTTTGtctgtatatttataattatatataactgTGAATTCAGTTTTAATGAAtagtttgtatatattatacTCAGATTATGCTAAAAGATTATTCATCATATAGGTTATTGGTATGAAATGTAGGGATGTGTAAAGTTCGGTTGAAACCATGcaaaaaatatagtttgttTTGATCTAAAAAATAGTTCAGTTTGAGttggaaaaattgaaaaaacattttACAGTTTAGTTTGCAATTTTGATGTGCATTCAATCTAGACTAaactgtaatattttttaagttgttttaaTCAAAATGAGGTCATTTAGCATCCTTTAATTGACAATGTAGATGGATTTGCTGTATTGATTTTGACTCTTTGATCCCTAATCTCAGCTCTTACACTCTCAGACTCTGACTCTCCGAAACTTTTGCTATCTTTCCATTTGATGCTGAGATCTAGCAACGACAACGACGAGTACTCTGATTGCATCAAAAATGACGTCGAGGCCGACTTCAGTCCTGTCAAAGTATCCTGTTTTTCAATTTGTTGTTTTACAATTAGTTTTGTAGCGACTACAAATGTTTAGGGCTTTTATGCCTTTAATCTTCAATCTTCAGTTAATTTAACGTTGTAATCTGCAGTTGACAATGCTGACTGCATCAAAGCGCTAAAGTCGACGCTGCTTTTTCCCTTAAGAAAGTTATCGGTGAAGGGGGCAGGTAAGCTTAATTATGATCGTAGTTGAATTTCTTCTAATTTATTTGCTACAAGGGTCGTTCATACGAATTTATTATCAGGTTAATATTTCCTTATTTGTTCCtgtatagaaaaatatatagtaTACTATTCCATCTGTAGCTTTCTCTCAGTTGTATGCTGCATcttgaaattaagttttgacACATTCTGCTAGCTTTCTCCAACTTTTATTAGAATTCTGTTACGGCCCAAGTATatgtgaagaaaaagaaagaaggagGGAAGGCAAGAAGAAAGGAACGTGCAGAGGAGGACACTGGAAAGCAAATCATGATGGCAGAGGGCTGTAATTTTAATGCAGATGGCAGCATTCCAGAAGCAGATATGGTAGCAGACAAGCAGCAAAAGTTTTGGGACCTgttggaaaagaaagaaattgtgaAGATACTGGAAGCTGAGCTGGCGTGCAGGGATTGGAAAAGCAGTTGTGAGGAAGTTAGAAATAGGATTCTGGAGAAGGAAATGAGGGAGGATCTTGAAAAAGAAGGGATAGAAAGGAAGTGGGGGAAAGCTCCAGCCTCTCAAAAGCTGGATGTCACTGATTTGTCTTGAATCCTTTGAGTCATTGTATTCAGCATGGGATGAGGGTTTTTGCTTGTTGCCGAGCGAGCTTTAGTTGTGTTGTGGTTGCATTTCTCTTGTTGCTAGTTACCGTTTGAGAGTTTCATTTTATCTTGTTTTGGTGAGGAGATTATTAGGTTGAATTCAAAGAGAGTGCTCTGTGAGTTTGTAACCCTAGACCAGGGGAAGAGAACACTGATTGCTTCTGTTtcttaatgaatttgttataatCGGAATATCAGTTTgcattttgtttccttttacATTCATTTACTATTACATTGAAAGCAAACATATAACAATCCACAAGTAAGTCCCGCTTCTTTGGACATCTCGGAACGCTCATTTCACTGAGGCTGAAGTCGGCCAACGCTGCCCGCGAAACCTCCAGGTTCCTATCacgtggtatcagagcatgaccaAAATAGAGAACCGCATAGAAGGGTTAGAGAAGGAAGTAACAGAGGTTCATGAGAGGGTGACAAGGATTGGTGATCATCTGGAAAGGTTGGACAAGGAGGTAAGGGAGAAGGCAAATGACATGCAGATGAGACTAGAAGGGATGGAGAGCGGTACGGAGGTCATTAAGGGGTACCTCCGGGACCTTAAAGAGGTCATGATCGGTCAGGAAGGAGTTGATAAGGGCAAAGCGCCGATGGACCCAGGGCCCTCCACTGCACCAGTTGTGGACCAGAGCAACTC includes these proteins:
- the LOC123196636 gene encoding uncharacterized protein LOC123196636 isoform X2 translates to MKMFWRILVESNLPLFSETVLFPILQVLELAEINIQKIWHNQLPSKSSSIQNLTHLILRGCGKLNHIFSSSILQSFVKLQHLEICHCEILEEVIFVEELSEEVSEGIIFPCLERLVIKDLEKLTSFCSEILIEFPSMKHLEIEKCPQFKSFILMNINTNSEEIQPFFNKKVALPSLEEIIMSGMDNLKVIWNHQHLRHPFQRLKLIEIKNCDKLLSIFPLDMFERFWQLETLTVTACGSLVDIFDLPRLNVQAQLKELYIHDLPKVKHIWKMESQVKLSFPKLCLVKIIGCQGLENLFPASIARSLFELEELELVNCGMKEIFSKEESRESTIRFVFPWITFLKFSMLPQLRCFYPGTHTSEWMTLKKLEVRDCDNVEIFTSKFLSNRLDVPAKQPLFFVEKVFPNLEELKLGGKVIAMIWQGAFQEHLFRRVEILLVVKDESDVFPFHAFQRFHNLEKLILSHGSYKEIFSHEEVDEQDGHASILTQIKEIKLFELSKLKYMWKQESKLSTLLQNLVFLENLVALSTAKTLVQLKE
- the LOC123196636 gene encoding uncharacterized protein LOC123196636 isoform X1, translated to MKMFWRILVESNLPLFSETVLFPILQVLELAEINIQKIWHNQLPSKSSSIQNLTHLILRGCGKLNHIFSSSILQSFVKLQHLEICHCEILEEVIFVEELSEEVSEGIIFPCLERLVIKDLEKLTSFCSEILIEFPSMKHLEIEKCPQFKSFILMNINTNSEEIQPFFNKKVALPSLEEIIMSGMDNLKVIWNHQHLRHPFQRLKLIEIKNCDKLLSIFPLDMFERFWQLETLTVTACGSLVDIFDLPRLNVQAQLKELYIHDLPKVKHIWKMESQVKLSFPKLCLVKIIGCQGLENLFPASIARSLFELEELELVNCGMKEIFSKEESRESTIRFVFPWITFLKFSMLPQLRCFYPGTHTSEWMTLKKLEVRDCDNVEIFTSKFLSNRLDVPAKQPLFFVEKVFPNLEELKLGGKVIAMIWQGAFQEHLFRRVEILLVVKDESDVFPFHAFQRFHNLEKLILSHGSYKEIFSHEEVDEQDGHASILTQIKEIKLFELSKLKYMWKQESKLSTLLQNLVFLEVWWCHNLNYLVPSLTCFHNLTVLEIWFCKKLKNLVALSTAKTLVQLKE
- the LOC123195670 gene encoding disease resistance protein At4g27190-like, translating into MLESDSSTALLSRTDLIRNQSSYLHNYKTNFENLKAQVEKLTLVKQRVLHKIEVARRNGEEIDNDVLEWLDHVDELIEEAVMIFRDERKGKKRCFGGLCPNLGTRHQLSKKAANEVKAMVLLLSQGEKFREISSRTIPEDISSLVTSSQNPFISLRNYKRYYEKLATEVEKLMDDRERVQRLMEVSRRNGESIYEDVSKWMMSVGELVDDTRSTFEAFEQKENGRCFIGLYPDLKARYNLGNKAVRQLKAVAELRGEVFDRVSYTIIPPNVWPTSTKVYENFGSRMSTLQGLYSTLQDLNINIVGVYGMGGIGKTVLVKQLAARAEAEKLFDVVIFAEVTPYQDIRKIQGDIADHLGLVFRQEDEVGRAIRLFDGLKEKKNVLVILDNIWTSLELRRVGIPVGDDHKGCKVLLTSRDRDVLSQIGCQHNFAVGVLDERETFGLFTKIAGDSAKDQELQPLAIDIAKASGGLPLAVSSIATALRGKDIATWRYALRSLGRPLLNNFSGILAGVYSSIELSYNLLKGEELKSTFLLCSLMKYSGDTSVMGLLKYGMGLGLFKEISSVEEARNRAYTLIHELKCCCLLLDGHSNEWFSIHDIVLLVALTIAFRDQHAFTLRNGGP